A window from Urocitellus parryii isolate mUroPar1 chromosome 1, mUroPar1.hap1, whole genome shotgun sequence encodes these proteins:
- the LOC144254655 gene encoding uncharacterized protein LOC144254655: protein MLAVTHDAEPRLEAVHQGRRVELSNQISVTLEDVAVNFTQEEWTLLDLSQKNLYRDVMLEVLRNLTTIGNTWEDKNIEVQIENSGSSLRQITSHSGQKPYMHVECEEKPCEFKQYEKSLVSHRSGETQILIQTVNGPYKSTVCGNVFSCPDSIQRHEETHTGQKPCESTQCSETSSSFTNVQRQMITHSRDKRFRCRVFGKAFCSPYLFRRHKQTPTEEQCHECINWAKGFKYSKSLKCHGVTYTREKPYKCEQCGKAFTNPSSCRRHQITHTEKKHYECKQCGKAFSNSSSLHIHKQTHAGEKSYKCKQCGKAFTFPSHLQVHERSHTGEKPYKCKQCGKAFTQSSNLRSHERTHTGEKPYECQQCGKAFATAHQLHRHGRMHTGEKPYECKQCGKFFSRSSHLQIHGRTHTREKPYECKQCGKAFTQCSTLHSHEQTHTVQKLYECKRCDKTFTCSSQLQLHEQTHIGEKPYECKRCGKAFATFPQFQIHERTHSGEKPYECEQCGKAFATFCQLHIHGRMHTGEKINDCKQCGKTFAKSSCLNKHGRTHTREKTYKCQQCGKAFTTSSHLQIHERIHTGEKPYKCKQCGKAFTQSSNLSAHERIHTGEKPYECKQCGKVFTTSSSLHKHERTHREKPYECQQCGKAFTTSFCLQIHEKTHTVEKPYKCKQCGKAFTESSNLHSHERIHTGEKPYECQQCGKAFATLRCLHKHGKIHSREKPYECLQCGKAFTISSYLQIHERTHSGEKPYKCKQCGKAFTQSSNLHSHERTHTGEKPYECQQCGKAFATSSCLNKHRRIHTREKLYKCRQCGKAFTQSFHLHSHKQTHIGEKTHECKQCGKLLLDPVTFRFMDEHILERSPMNVNSVEKPLLYPINFMHTEDCILERSPMNVNNVEKPFLHPVSFTYMEEHILEKNPMNVNNVEKPLLHPVAFTNIKELILERSPISVNNVKKPLLHPVAFTYIGELILERSPMNVHNVEKPSLLPLIFEYMNELILERSPMNVSSVAKPSLSPLTFTHMNEHILERSPMNVNNVGKPLLGPVALTNMEELILERSPINVSSVAKPSLSLVIFTHMNKLIGEKPLNINNVEKHLLDPVTFRFMEEHILERSPMNVNNVKSLCYIFQLHRHEQTHTGEKSY from the exons ATCTCAGTGACccttgaggatgtggctgtgaacttcacccaggaggaaTGGACTTTGCTGGATCTATCCCAGAAGAAtctttacagagatgtgatgctggaagtcctcagaaacctgaCTACTATAG GAAACACATGGGAAGACAAGAACATTGAAGTTCAGATTGAAAATTCTGGGAGTAGTCTAAG GCAGATCACATCTCACTCTGGACAGAAACCCTACATGCATGtggaatgtgaagagaagccatgtgaatttAAACAATATGAGAAATCTCTGGTTTCTCATAGAAGTGGTGAAACACAAATATTAATACAAACTGTAAATGGACCTTATAAAAGTACAGTGTGTGGGAATGTCTTCAGTTGTCCCGATTCCattcaaagacatgaagaaaCCCATACTGGGCAGAAACCCTGTGAAAGTACACAATGCAGTGAGACGTCTTCTTCTTTCACCAATGTTCAGAGACAAATGATAACACACAGTCGTGATAAACGTTTTAGGTGTAGGGTATTTGGAAAAGCCTTTTGTTCTCCCTATCTATTTAGAAGACATAAACAAACACCTACTGAGGAGCAATGCCATGAATGCATAAATTGGGCAAAAGGCTTCAAATATTCTAAATCCCTTAAATGCCATGGAGTAACTTACACcagagagaagccctataaatgtgaacaatgtggaaaagccttcactaaTCCCAGTTCATGTAGAAGACACCAAATAACTCATACTGAAAAGAAGcactatgaatgtaagcagtgtggaaaagccttctcAAATTCTTCTTCCCTTCACATACATAAACAAACTCATGCTGGGGAGAAGTCGTataaatgtaagcagtgtggcaaagccttcactttTCCCTCTCACCTCCAAGTACATGAACGatctcatactggagagaagccctataaatgtaagcagtgtggcaaagccttcactcagtcctctaaCCTTCGCtcacatgaacgaactcatactggagagaagccctatgaatgtcaacaatgtggaaaagcctttgctacagcCCATCAACTTCACAGacatggaagaatgcatactggagagaagccctatgaatgtaaacaatgtggaaaatttttttctagatccagtcaccttcagatacatggaagaacacatactagagagaagccttatgaatgtaaacagtgtggaaaagccttcactcagtgTTCTacccttcactcacatgaacaaactcatactGTACAAAAACTCTATGAATGTAAAAGATGTGACAAAACCTTTACTTGTTCCTCTCAACTTCAATTACATGAACAAACTCATAttggagaaaagccctatgaatgtaaacgatgtggaaaagcttttgctACATTCCCTCAATTTCAAATACATGAAAGAACCCAttctggagagaagccctatgaatgtgaacaatgtggaaaagcctttgcaaCATTCTGTCAGCTTCATATacatggaagaatgcatactggagagaagatAAATGAttgtaaacaatgtggaaaaaccTTTGCTAAATCCAGTTGCCTTAACAAACATGGAAGAACTCATACTAGAGAGAAGACCTATAAGTGTcagcaatgtggaaaagccttcaccaCTTCCTCTCATCTCCAGATACATGaacgaatccacactggagagaagccctataaatgtaagcagtgtggcaaagccttcactcagtcctctaaCCTCTCTGCACATGaacgaattcatactggagagaagccttatgaatgtaagcaatgtggaaaagtcttcactaCGTCCAGTTCCCTTCAcaaacatgaaagaactcatagagagaaaccatatgaatgtcaacaatgtggaaaagccttcactacTTCCTTTTGTctccaaatacatgaaaaaactcatactgtagagaagccctataaatgtaagcaGTGCGGCAAAGCCTTCACTGAGTCTTCTAACCTTCATTCACATGaacgaattcatactggagagaagccctatgaatgtcaacaatgtggaaaagcctttgctacctTGAGATGCCTTCATAAACATGGAAAAATTCATAgtagagagaagccctatgaatgtctccaatgtggaaaagccttcactaTTTCCTCTTATCTCCAaatacatgaacgaactcattctggagagaagccctataaatgtaagcagtgtggcaaagccttcactcagtcctctaaccttcactcacatgaacgaactcacactggagagaagccctatgaatgtcaacaatgtggaaaagcctttgctacatccagttGCCTTAACAAACATAGAAGAATTCATACTAGAGAGAAGCTCTATAAATGTaggcagtgtggcaaagccttcactcagtcttTTCACCTGCACTCACATAAACAAACTCATATTGGAGAGAAGACTCATGAATGTAAACAGTGTGGAAAGCTTTTGCTAGATCCTgtcaccttcagattcatggacgaacacatactggagagaagccctatgaatgtaaacagtgtggaaaagcctttgctgtATCCCATCAACTTCATGCACACGGAAGattgcatactggagagaagccctatgaatgtaaacaatgtggaaaagccttttctacatccTGTCAGCTTCACatacatggaagaacacatactggagaaaaaccctatgaatgtaaacaatgtggaaaaaccTTTGCTACATCCAGTTGCCTTCACAAACATAAAAGAACTCATActagagagaagccctataagtgtaaacaatgtgaaaaagcctttgctacatccagttGCCTTCACATACATAGGAGAACTCATActagagagaagccctatgaatgtccacaatgtggaaaagccttcactacTTCCTCTTATCTTCGaatacatgaacgaactcatactggagagaagccctatgaatgtaagcagtgtggcaaagccttcactcagtcctctaaccttcactcacatgaacgaacacatactggagagaagccctatgaatgtcaacaatgtgggaaagcctttgctaGGTCCGGTTGCCTTAACAAACATGGAAGAACTCATActagagagaagccctataaatgtaagcagtgtggcaaagccttcactcagtcttGTCATcttcactcacatgaacaaaCTCATTGGAGAGAAACCTCTTAAcatcaacaatgtggaaaagcattTGCTAGATCCAgtcaccttcagattcatggaagaacacatactggagagaagccctatgaatgtcaacaatgtgaaaagcctttgctacatttTTCAGCTTCACAGacatgaacaaactcatactggagagaaatcCTACTAA